The Natronomonas salsuginis genomic sequence GTACGCAAGCGATGCACATCGTCTGTGCGGGACACATCAACTGGGACGTTCGGCTCCACGTCGATCGGCTGCCGACGCCGGACGGCGAGGGGCTGATCAAGCGACGACACGAATCGGGCGGCGGCAGCGCCGCGAACGTCGCGGTCGGCCTCGCCGAGTTGGGCGGGGCGTCGCACGTTCTCGGCTCGGTCGGCGACGACGAGCGGGGAGCGAAGGCGACGCGACGACTTGAAGATGCGGGCGTCGAACCCCACGTTCGAACCGTCGGGAAGGCGACGACCGTCAAATACATCCTCGTCGACGAAGCCGGCGACGTCGCCCTGCTCGGAACCGACGGCGCAAACGAATCGTTCGGTGCGGACGACCTCCCGGTCGCGACCCTCGAGGGAGCGGGTGCGCTCCACTTGACCGGCCAAGACCCAGAGACGGCGGCCGAACTCGCACGGCGAGCGTCGCCCGAAACCGTCGTCAGCTTCGATCCGGGACGGCGGGCGGCCGACCGGGACTACGATGCCGTCTTCGGACACGTCGATCTACTGTTCGTCAACGCCCGGGAAGCGCAGGCGATCGACGTCGACGTGCCGATAATCGTGACGAAGCTCGGTGCGAAGGGCGCGACGTGGGCTGGACCCGACGGCGTCGTCGAGTCGCCTGGAATCGATGTCGAGGCGGTCGTCGATACAACCGGCGCGGGGGACGCGTTCGCTGCGGGGTTTTTCACCGCCTGGCTCGACGATCGCGATCCGGCCCGCGCACTCCGGGTCGCGAACGCCTGCGGCGCGCTCGCCGTCGGCGAGGAGGGGCCGGACGCGAACCTCTCGTGGGAGCGGATCGAGACGATGCTCGACCGGTGACCCGACCGACTTTTGAGCCTCCCCGTCGAGCCACCGACATGGCAAAGCAACCACACCTGTTGGTCGAATCCGGCGAGCTGGCGGACGTTGCCCTCGTGCCCGGAGATCCGGGGCGCGTCGACCGGATCGCCGACCACTGCGACGACGCCCGAACCGTCGCCGAGAACCGCGAGTACAAGCTCGTCAACGCGACCTACGAGGGCCGCGAGCTGTCGATCTGCTCTACGGGTATCGGCTCGCCGTCGGCCGCCATCGCCGTCGAGGAACTGGCCGCGGTCGGCGTCGAGACGTTCATCCGCGTCGGAACGACCGGCGCGCTCCAGTCGGAGATCGAGATCGGCGACATGGTCGTCGCGACGGGCGCGGCCAAAGACGAGGGGACGACGAAGCGCTACGAAGACGAGACGGTTCCTGCCGTCCCCGATTACGGCGTGCTCTCGGCGCTGGTCGACGCCGCGGAGACGCGGAACGCGCCCGTTCACGTCGGTCCCATCGCGACGGACGACGCCTTCTACGCCGAGAGCGACGAGTACGTCGATGGCTGGTCGGAGGCGGGACTACTCTGCGTCGAGATGGAGGCGGCCGCGCTGTTCACGCTCGCCCGCCGGAAGGGGCTCGCCGCGGGCGCGATCTGTACGGTAGACGGTAATTTGGTCGAGGGGACCCAGAAGGGCGAGACGGACGCCGAGGAGCTCCCCGAGAAGGCGAGAGACAACGTCGGGCGCGCGATCCGGATCGCGCTCGACGCCGTGACCGAACTGTAGCGGGACTCAGCCTCCGTTTTCCCAGTCGCCCAACAGTTCGTCGACGGCCCGTTCGGTCTCGTCGGTTCCGAAGGCCGACTCGGCGAGTAGCCGTCCACCCAAGACAGCGGGGCTCAAGACGGCGTCGGCCCCGGCGCGTTTGAGTTTTCGCACGTTCTCGCGGTCGGTCGCGGCCGCGACGATCCGAAGCGAAGGGTTGAGTTCCCGGGCAGTCAGGATGGCCATCGCGTCCTCGGCGTCGTTGTTCGTAGCGACGATGAGCCCGCGGGCGCGCTCGATGTGCAGGCGTCGGAGCGGTTCCTCGTCGCTCGGATCGTCGGTGACGACCTCGTACCCGCGGTCCCGAAGCCGCGTTGCGTCCTCGGCGTCGCGCACGATGACGACGGCGTCGACGCCGTCGAGCGCCTCGAGGATCGGTTCTGTCAGATCGCCGTAGCCGGTGACGATGTAGTGGTTCTCCAGTAGGTCGAGTTGTTTGTCGCTCATGTTTCCAAGTGCGGTTGCGAGACGGGCTTCGATCAGCGGGCCGAGCAGCGTACCGAGGGCGACACCGAAGCTCGCGACCCCGGTCAGCAGGACGGACATCGAAAAGAGCCGCCCGAACTGCGAGGTGGCGGTGAGATCACCGTATCCGACGGTCGAGGCGGTGACGAGCGTGAAGTAGAACGCGTCCAGAACCGTGTCGACGCCGGTGAACTCCTCACGGAGCGCGTACGTTCCAACGGTGCCGTACACTTGGACGGCGAGGATCGCCGCGAGGGAGGCGAGTTGGGTCAACGAGAGGTCGACCGTGCGGACGAAATAATCTCGATTGACGAGGACGGTCGGGAGCGCGACGATCGACGTCACGACGAGCGGGAACGACAGGATGCTCGACTGCGCGAGCCCCTGCAGCCCCGTGATCGGAAGCAGGAAGATGGCCGAGTACCACGCGATCCGATAGCCCCGCTGGAGGCCGTAGACGCTCAACAGCATCAAAAAGCCGGTCATCGTCCCAGTGAATCCGGCCGTTCGAGCGACGATTTCTGGGATGTACGGGGCCAGCGGTCCCGAGATCGCGGTCGCACCGATGTTGACGATGCCGGTGATGACCGAGAGGACGGCGACGAGACCGGTGAGCAAGACCGCAACGCGCGTCCGCAAGAGCGTCGAGGGGTCGCCGACACCGGTCGTCTGGGTGGCCGCCATTACAGCATCCGCTTGCCAACGTGTCGATAATAAGCCATCGTTCGCGCCCCGGTGCCGCGTCAATGGGGCCGCAGGTGCCGACAGTAGTTTATAAGTAGCACCTGAGATATGAGCCATGGCGCAGCCGCTTCCCGTCGAGATCCTCCTCGGGATCTATCTCGGCGTGTTAACAGGGATGTTCCCCGCCCTCGTCTCGTGGGGACTCGGGTTCATATTCAAGTACGTGACCGGCGTTTCGATTCCCGCACTCGGCGTCGTCGTGCTCGCTCTGGCGCTGGCGGGGATCAACGGTGGGTTGCTGGCGCTGAACGATCCCGCCGTCATCCAGTCCGGATCCCGGGTTATCGTCGCGTTGATCGTCGTGATGATGCTGGCGATGTACGCCCACTCGAAAGGGGACGCGATGGGGGCGTCGGTGCCGAAGCGGCTCTCGCTGAAGAAACTCCGCGAGCGGACGCTATCGAGCGACGTCGTCGAACTAGTCGGTTCGCGAGGCGAGGTTCGGATCGAAGTCATCGGCGACGTGACCGATATGGAGGGCTACCCGCCGCTGTCCGGGGAAACGCGCGCGGAGATCCGAAACGGTGACTGGCGGCTGCCTGCGGATCTACCGATATCCGAGCTCGAAACGCGGTTCGCCGACCGGCTTCGGACCGAGCTCGACCTTGCGGATATCTCCGTGAATATCGACGATCACGGCCGGGCGTCCGTGATCGCGGCCCCGCCGTTATCGGGGATTTCGAAGCGCGTGCCGGCCGGAAAGCGCGCCGTCTCGGTCGACGCGCTGGTCCCGACCGGGCTGGCCCGAGGCGACGAAGTGACGGTTCTGGCGGGCGAGACCGAGCTCACGGGGACGGTAATCGCCGCGAAGTCCTGGATAAAAACGGATGAGACGGTGAAAACGGACGGAGGAACGGACGCGTCGACGCCCCCACCGACGACCGCCGCACCCACGACGATCGGCGGCGACGGGCGCATCACGGTCGCCGTGGATCGGTCCAAGGCGAGCACGCTGTTGGGATCCACCCGAGCGAAGGTCGTGGTCACGGCGCGGGGAACCCACCGGGAGTTCGAGTTGATCTCGCTGCTTCGTCGCGCTGGCAAGCACTTGCGAACGGTGTCGGTAAAGCCGACGGGGGAGCTAGCCGGCCAGGCGCTCGGGAGCGCGAACGTGCGGGAATCGTACGACGTCGCCGTCCTCGCGGTCAAACGACCCGACGGCTGGCTCGTCGCGCCCCGCGGTGAGGCCGACCTCCGGGCGGGTGACGAGCTGTTCGTGGTCGGAACGCGCGACGCGTTGGACGCGTTCGAGGGGGTGGTTGCGTGAGCCTCGCTGGCGGGCAGTTGGCGCTCGTCGACCAACTCCTAATCGACGTCGCCAGAGTGACCGTCCTCGTCGTCACCGCCGTGGCGACCGGGATCGTCGCCGGCTTCGTCCATCGCTGGTACGCCGGGACACGCGTTCCCGATGGCCTGTCGGTGCTCGTCGGCCTGAGCGTCGTCGCGCTGTATCTCAACACCGCCGGCGCGCTCGGTGAGGTGATCGGCGGACAGGTCGAACTGCTCGCGGTGGAGACGGCGATATTCAACACGGTCACATTCTTGCTCGCGGGCGTGGCGGCGGTCGGTGGGGGCCGACTTGGCGACCGGCTCGGCGTGGGCGTCTTCGCTGTCTCGGGCGCGAAGAGCCTCGACAGCGACGTCAGTCGGATCGTTCGAACCGTGGGGCGAGTCACGACAGTCCAGCTGCCGGCGGAGATCGCTGACATCGACGGCTACGATCCGGTGGATGCGGCGACGAAGGAGAAACTCGCCGATCAGACGCTCGTCTTCCCGCGACGCCTGACGCTCGAAGAGCTTCGGACGCGGTTCGTCGACCGGCTCCAGACGGACTACGGCGTCGGTCACGTCGACGTCGACTTCGCCGAGGACGCCACGATCGAGTACCTCGCATTGGGCGGGCGCGAGTCGGGGATCGGCCCGACGCTCCCGCCAGGAAGCGCCGCGCTGGCGGTCCGGGCCGACCCGCCGAACAACGCCAGTCCGGGCGATTTGGTGCAAGTGTGGACGAGCAGTGACGCCGGATCGAGTCCGAGTTCTGCCCCGGACGCGGATGCGGGGACGGACACAACGGCGGATGCGAACTCGAAACCTCAACGCGTGACGAACGCCGAGATCCGCGGGACCGCGGGCGACATCGTGACCCTCGCGGTGGACGAATTGGACGCGAATCGCCTCGATACGGATCGCCGCTATCGCCTCGTCACACTCCCGGTCGAGGCCCGCGCGGACCGGGAGTTCGCCTCCCAACTCCGAACTGCCGAGGAGACGATGAGGGCCGTGACCATCGGCGAGGGGAGCGCCCTGGTCGGGGATCCGATCGGCGCGCTCGACGTCGCGATCGTCGCGGTCGGCACCGCGGACGGCGAGATTGCCGCGATCCCGACCCGCCACCGAGAGATCGGCGTCGGCGACACGCTGTACGCGATCGGTCGACCGGACCGACTGCGGAAAGTGGAAACCGCAGCGAACGCCACGGCGGGGCCCGACGTCCACGCCAGGTCGGGCGACGGACCGCTGTAACCGAGCATCGTTCGACGGGCGACGAATCCGTCAGAGCCAAATCCGACGACCCCTGAACCGCCACATGGCCGACGAACCCATCGATCCGAGCGAAATTGGCGAGGGTGACGCCCCGCCGATTGAGGAGGCTCCCTACAAGATCATCTTCGAGGCGAACAAGTGTATCGCGGCCGGCAAGTGCGCGGAGGTCTCGGCGAACTGGACGATGGACATTATGACTGGGATCGCAAAGCCCGCGGTCTACTTCTTCGACGAATCGGATCTCGAACACAACATCCACGCCGCGGAGGCGTGTCCGGCGAAGAAGGACCGAGGCGTCATCCACGTCGTCGACCGCCGGACGAACGAGGAGATCGCTCCCGACCCGAACGGCGACGGAACGCTCTCGGTCGACTGGTGACGTCGGGCGACCGAAACACACATTGATCGCCACGTTGGACGTTCGGGTGCGCGAGGGTGGCCGAGTTTGGACAAAGGCGGCGGACTTAAGATCCGCTCCCGTAGGGGTCCGTGGGTTCGAATCCCTCCCCTCGCATTCGTCAGCTCGAACGAACGTGAGAGCTGTGCGAGTGCGCGGGGGATTCGAACCCTACCAGTCGCGCGCAGCGAGCGAGCACGTCTGGTTTTGGTTCGAATCCCTCCCCTCGCATAGCGAGGTGCGACCGAAGGGAGCACCTCGAAACGAGCGGTGAGCGGTAGCGAACCGCGAGCCTTCCTCAGCTCGAACGAACGTAAGCCGTGAGCGGCGATACTTCGAGCGAACGCGAGAAGTCTCGGAGGCGAACGGCGAACGAACGTAACGATCCAATAAACGACCCACAGCCCGAACCCCTGGCCGTGGACGGGCGGGGTCTCCTCGCCGGACGTGAGCACCGAGCGTTCGATGGTCGGCAGTCCCAGGCCGTTATCGGCGACCCGGATGACGACCTCGTCTTCGGTCGTCGACACGTCGACGTCGACGCTCGGCGACGTGCCGGTGTGCTTGGCGGCGTTGTCGAGAAGTTCCCACAGTGCAGTCTCCAATCAGGGAGCAGTCTCTGCGGTGGCGCACTCGGGAGCCGACACCGCGATCGACGCCGTGGGATACCGGTCGGCGAGTTGGGAGACCGCCCGGTCGACGGTGGAAACGACATCGAGTTGCTGGAGCTCGGCCGGAGCGTCGAGGTTCGTCTCGATATCGATTTCCGTGATGAACCCGAGATCGACGTCGAGGGCCGCTCGCAATCGATCGTCGAACGGTCGATCGGCGTGCATCCGTTCGTAGAGTTTCGAGTGCGCCTCCTCCCGGTCGAAGGAGCCTCGGCGTTCGGTCATTCGGATGCGCGTCTACGAAGTCGTCCTATTTACACACAGTTACACGCACCGACGCTTGGTTTGACAGCCGTTTTCACGACGCGCTTTTCAGGGAACGCCCCCTATCGGATCGCAATGAGCGAGGAACTCCCCGACCGAGCCGTCCGGGCGTTCGACGGGCACGACGCCTTCGATCGCGACGGCCGGTGGTTCGAGGTGACGACGACGCGGTTCGAGGGGCGCGTGACCGCCGACGAGACCGATGACTGGGCGCTGGGCTACACGCTGGAGGTTCGCGCCCCGATGCTCTCGACGGCGACGGCGGACGAGGTGGGCCCCGCCGTCGAGGACGGCTGGTTCGAAACCTACGAGCTGCGGCTCGAAGACGCCGGAATGGCGGTTCGACAGGACGTCGAGTTCGAGGATCGACGCGTGTTCGAGGAAGCGGGCGACGCCGTTGCTGTCTTCGCGTTCGAGTGGGAAAACGCCGGCCAGGTGCCGGGCATCGCGAAGGCGATCACCGAGTACGTCGAGGGGACGTACATGGAGGGTGTCGTTCCCGGCTACGAGTACCGTCCACCGGTCTCTGAACTGCTCTCGCGGGCCCGATCCGGGAGCGACGCCGACGGCGGCAGCGGACCGATGCCGCTGTGAGGCGCCCGAGATCGACGAACCCGCCCGACGGATAGCCTCGACCGCTGTCAGCGCCCGGTGTCGTACTTGTACGTCGCCTTATCAGGGTCGATGCCGAAATCTTCGGCCGTCTCCTCGGGGTTCGAATCTGGCTCCGACTCGGCTGCGGCCTTGAACCGTTCGCGGAGCCGTTCGGGCATCCGGAACCCGTCGGTCGCAATCGCCATCGGGACCGCGTCGGGATCGAGGTCGAGCCGTTTCGCGTCGAGGCGGTCGGCGAGCACCTCGGGAAGGTCTGCCTCGCCGACGCCCTCGAAGCCGAACTGGGCAAGGTACTCGTGGGCGCTCGTGAGCGAGTAGACGCGGTCGAACCCCTCGGCTGCAGCGCCGTCGATGAGCCGTTCGATGACGTGTGCGCCGACGCCTTGGCCCTCCCAGCCATCCAGCACGCCGATGCTGGTCAGCTCGCAGATCTCCTCGTCGCCGACCTTGTGGACCCTGATGCGTCCGAACCCGGCGCGCGTGTTCGACGCCTCGTCAACGGCGATGACGTAATCGCGGGATCGAAACGCCGTCTCGTCCAGGCCCATCGCCTCGATGTGCTCCAACAGCCAGGCCTCATCGCGGTTTCTCGCGTCCCGGACGTACATGCGACGGCGTACGAGACGGGGATGCAAAACCGTTCCCCCTCGGAGCGGACGAGGGCGGAGTCGACGACGGGGGCGCGGCGCTCCGTGGGGGAGAGTGTGCGACCACCGCATCGCGTTCCGGGCCCTTTTTGCCACAGGCCGTCGTCGCCGCTCGTATGCGAATCGCGGTCGTCTTCAGGGATCCGCCCCCGCAATCGACGCGCCCGGGAGCAGACCGGCTCCGGCGGGTCGCCCAAGCGCTCGACGATCGCGGTCACGAGGTCACCGTCTACTGTCTCCCGTGGTGGGAGCAGGCGGGCCGCCGAATCGAGATCAACGGTCTCGACCACGAGGGCGTCACCTTCGAACATCCAGCGCTGTACTACACGCGAGTGCCCGGTCTGCTGGCTCGGCACGATCCGGACGTGGTCTTCGCGTCCGCATCGCCGCCGGGTGCCGTGATGGCCGCGTGGCTCGGCGCTCGGCTCGCCCGCGTGCCGCTGATCTGCGATTGGTACGGCGACGAACCCGACGGTTCGGACTCGCGGTGGCTCGGTCGGGCCGCGAGTCGGCCGACGCGGATCGTCGCTCCCTCGGAGTTCCAGCGGACGCGCGTCCGCGAGCACGGCGCGACCGCGGAGACCACGGCGGTCATCCCCGACGGGATCGACTTCTCGAGGATCGTCACGACCGATCCCGGCGAACGCCGCGAGATCGCCTACGCCTCCCGGCTGAACGATGATTCGAACCTCGAGGATCTGCTCTTGGCGCTCGCGGAGCTCAGAAACCGAGACGGCTGGACGGCGACTGTGATCGGGGACGGACCGGAACGGGCGGCCTACGAGA encodes the following:
- a CDS encoding carbohydrate kinase family protein: MHIVCAGHINWDVRLHVDRLPTPDGEGLIKRRHESGGGSAANVAVGLAELGGASHVLGSVGDDERGAKATRRLEDAGVEPHVRTVGKATTVKYILVDEAGDVALLGTDGANESFGADDLPVATLEGAGALHLTGQDPETAAELARRASPETVVSFDPGRRAADRDYDAVFGHVDLLFVNAREAQAIDVDVPIIVTKLGAKGATWAGPDGVVESPGIDVEAVVDTTGAGDAFAAGFFTAWLDDRDPARALRVANACGALAVGEEGPDANLSWERIETMLDR
- a CDS encoding nucleoside phosphorylase; amino-acid sequence: MAKQPHLLVESGELADVALVPGDPGRVDRIADHCDDARTVAENREYKLVNATYEGRELSICSTGIGSPSAAIAVEELAAVGVETFIRVGTTGALQSEIEIGDMVVATGAAKDEGTTKRYEDETVPAVPDYGVLSALVDAAETRNAPVHVGPIATDDAFYAESDEYVDGWSEAGLLCVEMEAAALFTLARRKGLAAGAICTVDGNLVEGTQKGETDAEELPEKARDNVGRAIRIALDAVTEL
- a CDS encoding NAD-binding protein, translated to MAATQTTGVGDPSTLLRTRVAVLLTGLVAVLSVITGIVNIGATAISGPLAPYIPEIVARTAGFTGTMTGFLMLLSVYGLQRGYRIAWYSAIFLLPITGLQGLAQSSILSFPLVVTSIVALPTVLVNRDYFVRTVDLSLTQLASLAAILAVQVYGTVGTYALREEFTGVDTVLDAFYFTLVTASTVGYGDLTATSQFGRLFSMSVLLTGVASFGVALGTLLGPLIEARLATALGNMSDKQLDLLENHYIVTGYGDLTEPILEALDGVDAVVIVRDAEDATRLRDRGYEVVTDDPSDEEPLRRLHIERARGLIVATNNDAEDAMAILTARELNPSLRIVAAATDRENVRKLKRAGADAVLSPAVLGGRLLAESAFGTDETERAVDELLGDWENGG
- a CDS encoding potassium channel family protein, whose product is MAQPLPVEILLGIYLGVLTGMFPALVSWGLGFIFKYVTGVSIPALGVVVLALALAGINGGLLALNDPAVIQSGSRVIVALIVVMMLAMYAHSKGDAMGASVPKRLSLKKLRERTLSSDVVELVGSRGEVRIEVIGDVTDMEGYPPLSGETRAEIRNGDWRLPADLPISELETRFADRLRTELDLADISVNIDDHGRASVIAAPPLSGISKRVPAGKRAVSVDALVPTGLARGDEVTVLAGETELTGTVIAAKSWIKTDETVKTDGGTDASTPPPTTAAPTTIGGDGRITVAVDRSKASTLLGSTRAKVVVTARGTHREFELISLLRRAGKHLRTVSVKPTGELAGQALGSANVRESYDVAVLAVKRPDGWLVAPRGEADLRAGDELFVVGTRDALDAFEGVVA
- a CDS encoding TrkA C-terminal domain-containing protein, translating into MSLAGGQLALVDQLLIDVARVTVLVVTAVATGIVAGFVHRWYAGTRVPDGLSVLVGLSVVALYLNTAGALGEVIGGQVELLAVETAIFNTVTFLLAGVAAVGGGRLGDRLGVGVFAVSGAKSLDSDVSRIVRTVGRVTTVQLPAEIADIDGYDPVDAATKEKLADQTLVFPRRLTLEELRTRFVDRLQTDYGVGHVDVDFAEDATIEYLALGGRESGIGPTLPPGSAALAVRADPPNNASPGDLVQVWTSSDAGSSPSSAPDADAGTDTTADANSKPQRVTNAEIRGTAGDIVTLAVDELDANRLDTDRRYRLVTLPVEARADREFASQLRTAEETMRAVTIGEGSALVGDPIGALDVAIVAVGTADGEIAAIPTRHREIGVGDTLYAIGRPDRLRKVETAANATAGPDVHARSGDGPL
- a CDS encoding ferredoxin; protein product: MADEPIDPSEIGEGDAPPIEEAPYKIIFEANKCIAAGKCAEVSANWTMDIMTGIAKPAVYFFDESDLEHNIHAAEACPAKKDRGVIHVVDRRTNEEIAPDPNGDGTLSVDW
- a CDS encoding DUF5813 family protein, which produces MSEELPDRAVRAFDGHDAFDRDGRWFEVTTTRFEGRVTADETDDWALGYTLEVRAPMLSTATADEVGPAVEDGWFETYELRLEDAGMAVRQDVEFEDRRVFEEAGDAVAVFAFEWENAGQVPGIAKAITEYVEGTYMEGVVPGYEYRPPVSELLSRARSGSDADGGSGPMPL
- a CDS encoding GNAT family N-acetyltransferase, whose amino-acid sequence is MYVRDARNRDEAWLLEHIEAMGLDETAFRSRDYVIAVDEASNTRAGFGRIRVHKVGDEEICELTSIGVLDGWEGQGVGAHVIERLIDGAAAEGFDRVYSLTSAHEYLAQFGFEGVGEADLPEVLADRLDAKRLDLDPDAVPMAIATDGFRMPERLRERFKAAAESEPDSNPEETAEDFGIDPDKATYKYDTGR
- a CDS encoding glycosyltransferase, which translates into the protein MRIAVVFRDPPPQSTRPGADRLRRVAQALDDRGHEVTVYCLPWWEQAGRRIEINGLDHEGVTFEHPALYYTRVPGLLARHDPDVVFASASPPGAVMAAWLGARLARVPLICDWYGDEPDGSDSRWLGRAASRPTRIVAPSEFQRTRVREHGATAETTAVIPDGIDFSRIVTTDPGERREIAYASRLNDDSNLEDLLLALAELRNRDGWTATVIGDGPERAAYETQARDLRIGDRVEFAGDLPREERIAVYRGAHTFVQTARRQTFARELLWALACGCVGVVEIQGDSSAHELVERRERGIRVTDTDALDEAIEASWALKFRDVDETFQSFDDAAITGEYVDLFRRVGVEAR